A window from Halomicrobium urmianum encodes these proteins:
- the nadC gene encoding carboxylating nicotinate-nucleotide diphosphorylase has protein sequence MIPDSKIEDWLREDLGHHDVTNQVPGATAGRLVAKEEGVAAGLDAAAAVFDYLGVDVIDRVENGAAVDAGEAVLRVDGPAREVLRGERVAVNVAGHASGVATKTREAVAEARAVDDDVRIAGTRKTTPGLRGVEKRAIAAGGGDTHRLDLSHMVMVKDNHVAELGLKRAVERFRERASFATKVEVEVEEPADAPRAARAGADVVLLDNVTPGETERAVDLLRDAAADLGREVLAEASGGITVESVPDYAATGVDVVSMGSLTHSASALDYSFRTGTETVER, from the coding sequence ATGATCCCCGACTCGAAAATCGAGGACTGGCTCCGCGAGGACCTGGGCCACCACGACGTCACCAACCAGGTACCCGGGGCGACCGCCGGTCGACTCGTCGCGAAGGAGGAAGGCGTCGCCGCGGGACTGGACGCCGCCGCGGCCGTCTTCGATTACCTCGGCGTCGACGTGATCGACCGGGTCGAGAACGGCGCGGCCGTCGACGCGGGCGAGGCCGTCCTCCGCGTCGACGGGCCAGCCCGCGAGGTCCTGCGAGGCGAGCGCGTCGCCGTCAACGTCGCCGGCCACGCCTCCGGCGTCGCGACGAAGACGCGCGAGGCGGTGGCGGAGGCCCGCGCGGTCGATGACGACGTGCGCATCGCCGGCACCCGCAAGACGACACCGGGGCTGCGCGGCGTCGAGAAGCGCGCGATCGCGGCGGGCGGTGGCGACACCCACCGTCTGGACCTCTCTCACATGGTGATGGTCAAGGACAACCACGTCGCCGAACTGGGCCTGAAGCGGGCCGTCGAGCGCTTCCGCGAGCGGGCCTCCTTCGCGACGAAGGTGGAGGTCGAGGTCGAGGAGCCCGCCGACGCGCCGCGGGCCGCGCGGGCGGGGGCGGACGTCGTCCTGCTGGACAACGTGACGCCCGGAGAGACGGAGCGGGCGGTCGATCTGCTCCGCGATGCGGCCGCGGACCTCGGCCGCGAGGTACTGGCCGAGGCCTCCGGCGGGATCACGGTCGAGTCCGTCCCCGACTACGCGGCGACGGGCGTCGACGTGGTCTCGATGGGGTCGCTCACCCACTCGGCGTCCGCGCTGGACTACTCCTTCAGGACGGGTACCGAGACGGTCGAACGCTAG
- a CDS encoding L-aspartate oxidase, with protein MTEPADYDDYRETDVLVVGSGIAGCAAALAAAREGDDVTVATKATRPAGASSWWAQGGIAVARDDPEQFKRDILTASDDTADPDAVDVLVENANDAVRDVIVDTLGVEFDTEGDGEWDFGREAAHDEARILHVDASTGKHIHVPFLTYLDDHEGVEIRDDTAALDLITHEGRVHGALLERDGAVTPTYAGATVLATGGIGDCYPRSTNPDGSTGDGVAMAALAGADVADMEYVQFHPTVYPGRDEAADCDGGPFLVSEAVRGEGALLRNGEVSEPGGSGARETQSPGGERFMPDYHEDAELAPRDVVARAVQEQREATGEVVLDVSSSEARRRSEELRSSGVSPLDFADEFPDLAAKCEERGVDWESGIPVAPAEHFLCGGVAVDDRGRASLDRLYAVGECSRTGVHGANRLASTSLLEGLVWGLRAGEDAAGRNPEVVESPDLLNRDPDLPDNFAREKFVRLRRVMDEYVGLRRDPEDLARAQGVLRRLKGEVDAYVRTRTSRSLYELRNASVTALLVARAASENGESVGTHNLVDAAETTAD; from the coding sequence ATGACTGAACCAGCGGACTACGACGACTACCGGGAGACGGACGTCCTCGTCGTGGGTTCCGGCATCGCCGGGTGTGCGGCCGCACTCGCCGCCGCGCGTGAGGGCGACGACGTCACCGTCGCCACGAAGGCCACTCGCCCGGCGGGCGCGTCTTCGTGGTGGGCCCAGGGCGGCATCGCCGTCGCCCGGGACGACCCCGAGCAGTTCAAGCGCGACATCCTGACGGCCTCCGACGACACCGCGGACCCCGACGCCGTCGACGTGCTCGTCGAGAACGCCAATGACGCCGTGCGGGACGTCATCGTCGACACGCTGGGCGTGGAGTTCGACACCGAGGGCGACGGCGAGTGGGACTTCGGCCGCGAGGCCGCCCACGACGAGGCGCGCATCCTCCACGTCGACGCCTCGACGGGCAAGCACATTCACGTCCCGTTCCTGACCTACCTCGACGACCACGAGGGCGTCGAGATCCGGGACGACACGGCCGCGCTGGACCTGATCACCCACGAGGGCAGAGTCCACGGCGCGCTGCTGGAGCGCGACGGCGCGGTGACGCCGACCTACGCCGGCGCGACCGTCCTCGCGACGGGCGGCATCGGTGACTGCTACCCGCGCTCGACCAACCCCGACGGCTCGACCGGGGACGGCGTCGCGATGGCCGCGCTCGCCGGGGCCGACGTCGCGGACATGGAGTACGTGCAGTTCCACCCGACCGTCTATCCAGGGCGCGACGAGGCGGCCGACTGTGACGGGGGCCCGTTCCTCGTCAGCGAGGCCGTCCGCGGCGAGGGCGCCCTCCTCCGGAACGGCGAGGTCTCCGAGCCCGGCGGCTCGGGGGCTCGGGAGACGCAGTCTCCCGGTGGCGAGCGGTTCATGCCCGACTACCACGAGGACGCCGAACTGGCGCCCCGCGACGTGGTCGCGCGGGCCGTCCAGGAGCAGCGCGAGGCCACCGGCGAGGTAGTGCTGGACGTGTCGTCGAGCGAAGCGAGACGACGCTCGGAAGAGCTCCGCTCTTCCGGTGTCTCGCCGCTTGACTTCGCCGACGAGTTCCCCGACCTCGCGGCGAAGTGCGAGGAGCGGGGCGTCGACTGGGAGTCCGGCATCCCGGTCGCGCCCGCGGAGCACTTCCTCTGCGGCGGCGTCGCCGTCGACGACCGCGGCCGGGCCTCGCTGGACCGCCTCTACGCCGTCGGCGAGTGCTCGCGGACCGGCGTCCACGGCGCCAACCGACTGGCCTCGACGTCCCTGCTGGAGGGGCTCGTGTGGGGGCTGCGGGCCGGGGAGGACGCCGCCGGCCGAAACCCCGAAGTCGTCGAGTCGCCGGACCTGCTGAACCGCGACCCGGACCTGCCCGACAACTTCGCGCGCGAGAAGTTCGTCCGCCTGCGCCGGGTGATGGACGAGTACGTCGGCCTGCGGCGCGACCCGGAGGACCTCGCGCGCGCCCAGGGCGTCCTCCGGCGGCTGAAAGGCGAGGTCGACGCCTACGTCCGCACGCGCACCTCGCGGTCGCTGTACGAGCTCCGGAACGCGAGCGTCACCGCGCTGCTCGTCGCCCGCGCCGCGTCGGAGAACGGCGAGTCCGTCGGCACGCACAACCTCGTGGACGCGGCGGAGACGACGGCCGACTGA
- the nadA gene encoding quinolinate synthase NadA: MPEMETAQFETDLSLFKYDNLEQLPPEYRELEEDERTERIEAALADLGDDVVILGHNYQRREIVEHADFVGDSYQLSKEAANADAEYVIFGGVTFMAESADIITDDDQTVILPSMEASCPMAGMAEALQVDAAWAELTGALADDEEIVPITYMNSYADLKAFCAEQGGLVCTSSNAADAFEYAFEKGDTVLFLPDKHLGTNTTHRLGIEDEIVEWDPWDPEGVSAAEAVDNDVILWEGYCQVHERFTEDHVAQIREDHPDANVVVHPECRREVVEAADVVGSTATITETVEAADPGETWAIGTEIHLTNHLDRWHPEVEVLPLCGEACMDCNAMRQIDPNYLCWVLEELLEGRERNVIEVAPEEKELAQVALDRMLEI; the protein is encoded by the coding sequence ATGCCCGAAATGGAAACAGCGCAGTTCGAGACGGACCTGAGTCTCTTCAAGTACGACAACCTGGAACAGTTACCGCCCGAATACCGCGAGCTCGAAGAGGACGAGCGAACGGAGCGCATCGAGGCGGCGCTCGCCGACCTCGGCGACGACGTGGTGATCCTCGGCCACAACTACCAGCGCCGGGAGATCGTCGAGCACGCGGACTTCGTCGGCGACTCCTACCAGCTCTCGAAGGAGGCCGCGAACGCCGACGCCGAGTACGTGATCTTCGGCGGCGTGACGTTCATGGCCGAGTCCGCGGACATCATCACGGACGACGACCAGACGGTGATCCTGCCGTCGATGGAGGCCTCCTGTCCCATGGCCGGGATGGCCGAGGCCCTGCAGGTCGACGCGGCGTGGGCCGAGCTCACCGGAGCGCTGGCCGACGACGAGGAGATCGTCCCGATCACCTACATGAACAGCTACGCCGACCTGAAGGCCTTCTGCGCCGAGCAGGGCGGGCTGGTCTGCACCTCCTCGAACGCGGCTGACGCCTTCGAGTACGCCTTCGAGAAGGGCGACACGGTGCTGTTCCTGCCGGACAAGCACCTGGGAACGAACACGACCCACCGCCTCGGAATCGAGGACGAGATCGTCGAGTGGGACCCGTGGGACCCGGAGGGCGTCAGCGCCGCCGAGGCCGTCGACAACGACGTGATCCTCTGGGAGGGCTACTGCCAGGTCCACGAGCGCTTCACTGAGGACCACGTCGCCCAGATCCGCGAGGACCACCCCGACGCGAACGTCGTGGTCCACCCCGAGTGCCGCCGCGAGGTCGTCGAGGCCGCCGACGTCGTCGGATCCACGGCGACGATCACCGAGACCGTCGAAGCGGCCGACCCCGGCGAGACGTGGGCCATCGGCACCGAGATCCACCTCACCAACCACCTCGACCGCTGGCACCCCGAGGTGGAGGTGTTGCCCCTCTGTGGCGAGGCCTGCATGGACTGCAACGCCATGCGCCAGATCGACCCGAACTACCTCTGCTGGGTGCTGGAGGAGCTGCTCGAGGGCCGCGAGCGCAACGTCATCGAGGTCGCGCCGGAGGAGAAGGAACTGGCGCAGGTCGCGCTCGACCGCATGCTGGAGATCTGA
- the hmgA gene encoding hydroxymethylglutaryl-CoA reductase (NADPH) produces the protein MTETDADDLAERVREGKLRLYELEDHADAETAAAARRRLLAEETGADLDAVGDYAFDADDAESNVENMVGAAQVPMGVVGPLPVDGSAAEGEHYLPLATTEGALLASVNRGASAIRTAGGATAEVLKSGMTRAPVFKVDDVREAGEVSSWARGNVDRLAEAAEATTSHGELQDVTPYVVGDSVFLRFAYDTKDAMGMNMATIATEAACEVVEAETPADLVALSGNLCNDKKPAAINAIEGRGRTVAADVLIPHEQVEAGLDTTTEAIVEANTRKNLIGSAKAGALGFNAHAANVVAATFLATGQDAAQVVEGANAMTTVDEREEGLYASVTLPSLEVGTVGGGTSLPTQSEGLEILGYGGGGDPPGSNADALAEVIAAGALAGELSLLAALSSRHLSSAHADLGR, from the coding sequence ATGACCGAGACGGACGCGGACGACCTCGCGGAGCGGGTCCGCGAGGGGAAGCTGCGACTCTACGAGCTGGAGGACCACGCGGACGCCGAGACGGCCGCGGCGGCGCGCCGGCGCCTGCTGGCCGAAGAAACCGGTGCGGATCTGGACGCCGTGGGCGACTACGCGTTCGACGCTGACGATGCGGAGTCGAACGTCGAGAACATGGTCGGCGCGGCGCAGGTCCCGATGGGCGTGGTCGGCCCGCTGCCGGTCGACGGCAGCGCCGCCGAGGGCGAGCACTACCTCCCGCTGGCGACGACGGAGGGCGCGCTCCTGGCCAGTGTCAACCGCGGCGCGAGCGCCATCCGGACGGCGGGCGGCGCCACCGCGGAGGTCCTCAAGTCCGGGATGACCCGGGCGCCCGTGTTCAAGGTCGACGACGTGCGCGAGGCCGGCGAGGTCTCGTCCTGGGCGCGCGGGAACGTCGACCGCCTGGCGGAGGCGGCCGAGGCGACCACCAGCCACGGCGAGCTACAGGACGTGACGCCCTACGTCGTCGGCGACAGCGTCTTCCTCCGCTTCGCTTACGACACGAAGGACGCCATGGGGATGAACATGGCCACCATCGCGACGGAGGCCGCCTGCGAGGTGGTCGAGGCCGAGACGCCCGCGGACCTCGTGGCGCTGTCGGGCAACCTCTGCAACGACAAGAAGCCCGCCGCCATCAACGCCATCGAGGGCCGCGGCCGGACCGTCGCCGCGGACGTCCTCATCCCCCACGAGCAGGTCGAGGCGGGGCTGGACACGACGACGGAGGCCATCGTCGAGGCCAACACCCGCAAGAACCTGATCGGCTCCGCGAAGGCCGGCGCGCTGGGGTTCAACGCCCACGCCGCCAACGTCGTCGCCGCGACCTTCCTGGCGACGGGCCAGGACGCCGCCCAGGTCGTCGAGGGAGCCAACGCCATGACCACCGTCGACGAGCGCGAGGAAGGGCTGTACGCCTCCGTGACGCTCCCGTCGCTCGAGGTGGGCACCGTCGGCGGCGGCACGTCGCTGCCCACCCAGTCCGAGGGTCTCGAGATCCTGGGCTACGGCGGCGGCGGCGACCCGCCCGGGAGCAACGCCGACGCGCTCGCCGAGGTCATCGCCGCGGGCGCGCTGGCGGGCGAACTCTCCCTGCTGGCCGCCCTCTCCTCCCGACACCTCTCCAGCGCCCACGCGGACCTCGGGCGGTGA
- a CDS encoding DUF5817 domain-containing protein translates to MYAVVGCGECSALWIIEGRSETTQCPRCGKRRGYEKRRKFVETDDEDHAREVRASMLANRQDQGEAFAELDSFAEMEERVDEAGPDDEEYLEASGVDAESVAAADERAEQGAGGSQSRKETVLSALRELDAPDREAVVDYAAERGVPAEYTADALEKLVRRGRATESGGTYRLL, encoded by the coding sequence ATGTACGCGGTCGTGGGTTGCGGCGAGTGTTCGGCGCTGTGGATCATCGAGGGGCGGTCCGAGACGACCCAGTGTCCCCGCTGCGGGAAGCGCCGCGGGTACGAGAAGCGCCGGAAGTTCGTGGAGACGGACGACGAGGACCACGCCCGGGAGGTGCGGGCGTCGATGCTCGCCAACCGCCAGGATCAGGGCGAGGCCTTCGCGGAGCTGGACTCGTTCGCGGAGATGGAAGAGCGCGTCGACGAGGCCGGGCCGGACGACGAGGAGTACCTGGAGGCGTCCGGAGTCGACGCCGAATCGGTCGCCGCGGCGGACGAGCGAGCGGAGCAGGGGGCCGGTGGGAGCCAGAGCCGCAAGGAGACGGTCCTGTCGGCGCTCCGTGAACTGGACGCGCCCGACCGCGAGGCCGTCGTCGACTACGCCGCCGAGCGGGGCGTCCCCGCGGAGTACACGGCGGACGCGCTGGAGAAACTCGTCCGGCGGGGCCGCGCGACGGAGAGCGGCGGCACGTATCGCCTGCTCTGA
- a CDS encoding cupin domain-containing protein: protein MEEVPHATRETVEAVEGVHLTQLAVGERMSVQHFHFEPGAGVPEHSHRHEQVGYVDQGTLTFAVDGEEFTVGPGDSYVIPGDEPHSAENRGEEPVSGVDVFSPPREDPDWMD from the coding sequence ATGGAGGAAGTTCCACACGCGACCCGGGAGACGGTCGAGGCGGTCGAGGGCGTCCACCTCACGCAACTGGCCGTGGGCGAGCGCATGAGCGTCCAGCACTTCCACTTCGAGCCGGGCGCCGGCGTCCCCGAGCACAGTCACCGCCACGAGCAGGTGGGGTACGTGGATCAGGGGACGCTCACCTTCGCCGTCGACGGCGAGGAGTTCACCGTCGGGCCGGGCGACTCGTACGTGATCCCCGGCGACGAGCCCCACAGCGCGGAGAACCGCGGCGAGGAGCCGGTCAGCGGCGTCGACGTGTTCAGCCCGCCGCGCGAGGATCCGGACTGGATGGACTGA
- the icd gene encoding NADP-dependent isocitrate dehydrogenase yields MAYDYDKVEVPEEGEQIEVVDEENDELDIPETPVIPIIHGDGIGKDVGPAAQKVLTAAANATGRDIAWMRVYAGESGREKYDENLPDDTVNAIDEHRVAIKGPLTTPVGAGFRSLNVALRQTLDFYSNVRPTYYLDGVPSPMKAPEEMDMVTFRENTEDVYAGIEWEAGTDEVEQVRDFVEQEMGFDDTIHEGPVGIGIKPITEKGSKRLVRKAIDYAIEHDRDKVTLVHKGNIMKFTEGQFSEWGMEVADEEYPDEEVFAAPDSLWEEQDDIDVPESAVMVEERLADAMLQWMQLRTDEFDVLAMPNLNGDYLSDAAGAQIGGLGIAPGANFGDARVLAEPVHGSAPKRAGQNMANPTAMTLSGRLMFDYMGWKDAADLVRDAVEETISSGKVTYDLERQLEGAEKLGTEEYSDAIVDNIEDLA; encoded by the coding sequence ATGGCATACGATTACGACAAGGTCGAGGTGCCCGAAGAGGGCGAGCAGATCGAGGTCGTCGACGAGGAGAACGACGAACTCGACATCCCCGAGACCCCCGTCATCCCGATCATCCACGGTGACGGCATCGGGAAGGACGTCGGTCCGGCCGCGCAGAAGGTCCTGACCGCCGCGGCCAACGCCACGGGCCGCGACATCGCGTGGATGCGCGTCTACGCCGGCGAGTCCGGCCGGGAGAAGTACGACGAGAACCTCCCCGACGACACGGTCAACGCCATCGACGAGCACCGCGTCGCCATCAAGGGCCCGCTGACGACGCCCGTCGGCGCGGGCTTCCGCTCGCTCAACGTCGCGCTGCGCCAGACGCTCGACTTCTACTCGAACGTCCGACCGACGTACTACCTCGACGGCGTCCCCTCGCCGATGAAGGCTCCCGAGGAGATGGACATGGTCACCTTCCGGGAGAACACCGAGGACGTCTACGCCGGCATCGAGTGGGAGGCGGGCACCGACGAGGTCGAGCAGGTCCGCGACTTCGTGGAGCAGGAGATGGGCTTCGACGACACCATCCACGAGGGTCCCGTCGGCATCGGCATCAAGCCGATCACCGAGAAGGGCTCCAAGCGCCTCGTGCGCAAGGCCATCGACTACGCCATCGAGCACGACCGCGACAAGGTCACGCTGGTCCACAAGGGTAACATCATGAAGTTCACCGAGGGCCAGTTCTCCGAGTGGGGCATGGAGGTCGCCGACGAGGAGTACCCCGACGAGGAGGTCTTCGCCGCGCCCGACTCGCTGTGGGAGGAACAGGACGACATCGACGTCCCCGAGAGCGCCGTCATGGTCGAGGAGCGCCTCGCCGACGCGATGCTCCAGTGGATGCAGCTGCGCACCGACGAGTTCGACGTCCTCGCCATGCCGAACCTCAACGGCGACTACCTCTCCGACGCCGCTGGCGCCCAGATCGGCGGCCTCGGCATCGCGCCCGGCGCCAACTTCGGCGACGCCCGCGTCCTCGCCGAGCCCGTCCACGGCTCCGCCCCGAAGCGCGCCGGCCAGAACATGGCCAACCCGACCGCGATGACCCTCTCCGGCCGCCTGATGTTCGACTACATGGGCTGGAAGGACGCCGCCGACCTCGTCCGCGACGCCGTCGAGGAGACCATCTCCTCCGGCAAGGTCACCTACGACCTCGAACGCCAGCTCGAGGGCGCCGAGAAGCTCGGTACCGAGGAGTACTCCGACGCCATCGTCGACAACATCGAAGACCTCGCGTAG
- a CDS encoding isoaspartyl peptidase/L-asparaginase: MDAIVHGGAGPEPDAPQERRARVADAADAAAAADDPLPAVCAAVRVLESDPRFNAGTGSAVQSDGRIRTDAGLMTDDGTVGAACAMPGVEHAVDAARVVAAETPHVLVAGDRAVDLAAAAGVATDRDLWTDRTRERWAAADPPGGRVAEQLPWVIERFGDGHDTVGATATDGNRLAVATSTGGRWFALAGRAGDVPQVGAGFYADERGAASATGAGEAIARFGLARAAVERLDGEDPEAAAASAVDAFADATGEGAGVVLIDADGRAGEAFNTAAMQTARR; the protein is encoded by the coding sequence ATGGACGCGATCGTTCACGGCGGCGCGGGCCCGGAGCCGGACGCGCCTCAGGAGCGGCGGGCGAGGGTGGCCGATGCGGCCGACGCGGCAGCGGCGGCGGACGACCCCCTCCCGGCCGTCTGCGCGGCCGTCCGCGTGCTGGAGTCGGACCCTCGGTTCAACGCGGGGACGGGCAGCGCCGTCCAGAGCGACGGCCGGATCAGGACCGACGCGGGCCTGATGACTGACGACGGGACGGTCGGCGCGGCCTGCGCCATGCCCGGCGTCGAGCACGCCGTCGACGCCGCCCGCGTCGTCGCGGCGGAGACGCCACACGTCCTGGTGGCCGGCGACCGGGCGGTCGACCTGGCCGCGGCCGCCGGCGTCGCCACCGACCGGGACCTCTGGACCGACCGGACGCGCGAGCGCTGGGCGGCCGCCGATCCGCCAGGGGGCAGGGTCGCCGAGCAGTTACCGTGGGTCATCGAGCGGTTCGGCGACGGCCACGACACCGTCGGCGCCACGGCGACCGACGGGAATCGGCTGGCAGTGGCCACCTCGACCGGCGGTCGCTGGTTCGCGCTGGCCGGTCGGGCTGGGGATGTCCCGCAGGTCGGCGCGGGGTTCTACGCGGACGAACGCGGCGCCGCCAGCGCGACCGGGGCAGGCGAGGCCATCGCCCGGTTCGGGCTGGCCCGGGCGGCCGTGGAACGGCTGGACGGAGAGGACCCGGAAGCGGCCGCGGCGTCGGCCGTCGACGCGTTCGCCGACGCCACGGGCGAGGGAGCAGGGGTCGTCCTCATCGACGCGGACGGCCGGGCGGGCGAGGCGTTCAATACCGCCGCGATGCAGACCGCGCGGCGGTGA
- the map gene encoding type II methionyl aminopeptidase produces the protein MTDVDLESEQYEKHREAGEILAEVRDEAAEMVEVGVSHLEVAEWAEERIRELGGEPAFPVNISVDHEAAHATPAPGDEETFGEEMINLDIGVHVDGWLADTAVTVDLSGNDELAAASAEALDAAIETVEAGVDTSEIGAAVEEVIEGYGYRPVVNLTGHGLGHWEQHTEPNIPNRAISQGTTLEAGQVVAIEPFATTGTGKVHEGSDEQIFALERERSVRNRQARQALDQITEEFKTLPFAARWLDVPRVEMTLRRLKQQDVVHGYPVLQERKGELVSQKEHTVIVTEDGCEVTTRSR, from the coding sequence ATGACAGACGTGGACCTCGAGTCCGAGCAGTACGAGAAACACCGCGAGGCCGGCGAGATCCTCGCGGAGGTGCGCGACGAGGCAGCCGAGATGGTCGAGGTGGGCGTCTCCCACCTGGAAGTGGCCGAGTGGGCCGAGGAGCGGATCCGGGAACTGGGCGGCGAGCCCGCCTTCCCCGTCAACATCAGCGTCGACCACGAGGCCGCGCACGCGACGCCCGCGCCCGGCGACGAGGAGACCTTCGGCGAGGAGATGATCAACCTCGACATCGGCGTCCACGTCGACGGCTGGCTCGCGGACACGGCCGTCACCGTCGACCTCTCGGGCAACGACGAGCTGGCCGCGGCCTCCGCAGAGGCGCTGGACGCCGCCATCGAGACGGTCGAGGCCGGCGTCGACACCAGCGAGATCGGCGCCGCCGTCGAGGAGGTCATCGAGGGGTACGGCTACAGGCCCGTGGTCAACCTCACCGGCCACGGCCTGGGCCACTGGGAGCAACACACCGAGCCGAACATCCCGAACCGCGCCATCTCGCAGGGGACGACCCTGGAGGCCGGCCAGGTCGTCGCTATCGAACCGTTCGCGACGACGGGCACGGGCAAGGTCCACGAGGGCAGCGACGAGCAGATCTTCGCCCTCGAGCGCGAGCGGTCGGTCCGCAACCGCCAGGCCCGCCAGGCGCTGGATCAGATCACCGAGGAGTTCAAGACGCTCCCCTTCGCCGCCCGGTGGCTCGACGTCCCCCGCGTCGAGATGACGCTCCGACGGCTCAAACAGCAGGACGTGGTCCACGGCTACCCCGTCCTCCAGGAGCGGAAGGGCGAACTGGTCAGCCAGAAGGAACACACCGTCATCGTCACCGAGGACGGCTGCGAAGTGACGACGCGGAGCCGGTAG
- a CDS encoding DUF7835 family putative zinc beta-ribbon protein: MAATDGATDLTESCSTCERTTPHEVSVKILTESTKEENAQFSREPYRVSKCRVCGTTTETRMNNA, encoded by the coding sequence ATGGCAGCTACAGACGGCGCAACTGACCTGACGGAGTCGTGTTCAACGTGCGAACGGACGACGCCACACGAGGTTTCGGTGAAGATCCTGACCGAGAGTACCAAAGAGGAGAACGCACAGTTCTCCAGGGAGCCCTACCGGGTAAGCAAGTGTCGGGTCTGCGGGACCACGACCGAAACCCGGATGAACAACGCCTGA
- a CDS encoding HIT family protein, whose translation MDQVFAPWRIEWVERDDGNPDVDCVFCDLPERGEDRDNRVVARSEHAYVLLNNYPYSPGHVMVIPYAHTGEYADLSEDVLLDHARLKQRTFEALRAGLDPDAFNAGLNLGGGPAGGSIEDHLHTHVVPRWEGDTNFMPVISDTQVIVEAVDDTYERLRDAFAGLDGATVEGEDEAVRL comes from the coding sequence ATGGATCAGGTGTTCGCGCCGTGGCGCATCGAGTGGGTAGAGCGAGACGACGGGAACCCGGACGTCGACTGCGTCTTCTGCGACCTGCCAGAACGCGGCGAGGACCGCGACAACCGGGTGGTCGCCCGGAGCGAACACGCCTACGTCCTCCTGAACAACTACCCCTACAGCCCGGGCCACGTCATGGTGATCCCCTACGCCCACACCGGCGAGTACGCCGACCTCTCCGAGGACGTCCTGCTCGACCACGCCCGACTGAAACAGCGGACCTTCGAGGCGCTGCGCGCGGGGCTGGACCCCGACGCCTTCAACGCCGGCCTGAACCTGGGCGGTGGCCCCGCCGGCGGATCGATCGAGGACCACCTCCACACGCACGTCGTCCCGCGGTGGGAGGGCGACACCAACTTCATGCCCGTGATATCGGACACCCAGGTCATCGTCGAGGCCGTCGACGACACCTACGAGCGGCTCCGCGACGCCTTCGCCGGCCTCGACGGTGCGACCGTCGAGGGCGAGGACGAGGCCGTGCGACTCTGA
- a CDS encoding cation diffusion facilitator family transporter, with translation MSRGPALRRVGLVILGVNVALAALKGAVWWATGSLAVGSEAVNSLADATYSLVIVAGLYLTTRPPDFEHPHGHERIEPFVSLFVALGVFAAGGAILWRAGQSLLSGDIAVARGPAAVGVLALSAAVKYGLYRYCLSEGRDRNSPALVATAKDNRNDILTAGAALVGVAGAALGFPVLDPLSALLVAVGILYTGVEIVRDNVDYLVGAAPPEDLRVEILRRALAHPDVEGAHDVIAHYVGPEIDVSVHVEVEGDRTLREAHDIESAVVASIEALPEVDDAFVHVDPKELGEWKPDESVERLRDS, from the coding sequence ATGTCTCGCGGTCCCGCGCTGCGACGGGTCGGGCTCGTGATCCTCGGGGTCAACGTCGCGCTCGCGGCCCTGAAAGGGGCAGTGTGGTGGGCGACGGGGAGCCTCGCCGTCGGCTCCGAGGCCGTCAACAGCCTCGCCGACGCCACCTACAGCCTCGTCATCGTCGCCGGCCTCTACCTGACGACGCGCCCGCCGGACTTCGAGCACCCGCACGGCCACGAGCGCATCGAACCGTTCGTGTCGCTGTTCGTCGCGCTGGGCGTCTTCGCCGCCGGCGGAGCCATCCTCTGGCGGGCCGGTCAGTCGCTGCTCTCCGGCGACATCGCGGTCGCGCGCGGGCCCGCTGCCGTCGGGGTGCTCGCGCTCTCGGCCGCGGTCAAGTACGGGCTCTACCGGTACTGCCTCTCCGAGGGTCGGGACCGCAACTCCCCGGCGCTGGTCGCGACCGCGAAGGACAACCGCAACGACATCCTGACCGCGGGCGCGGCGCTGGTCGGCGTCGCAGGGGCCGCGCTGGGTTTCCCGGTGCTCGACCCGCTATCCGCCCTGCTCGTCGCAGTCGGCATCCTCTACACGGGCGTCGAGATCGTCCGGGACAACGTCGACTACCTCGTCGGCGCGGCACCGCCCGAAGACCTGCGCGTCGAGATCCTCCGGCGGGCGCTGGCCCACCCGGACGTCGAGGGAGCCCACGACGTGATCGCCCACTACGTCGGTCCGGAGATCGACGTCAGCGTCCACGTCGAGGTGGAGGGCGACCGGACGCTCCGGGAGGCCCACGACATCGAGTCCGCCGTCGTCGCGTCCATCGAGGCCCTCCCCGAGGTCGACGACGCGTTCGTCCACGTCGACCCGAAGGAGCTGGGCGAGTGGAAGCCCGACGAGTCGGTCGAGCGACTCAGGGACTCCTGA